The nucleotide sequence GGCAGTGAGCAAGTGACCTTAGTGCCATTTTTTATGACTGAAATCGCCCCGCATCCTCGGTTAATGCAAAGAGACAGCCTACATCCTAATAGCGAGGCACAGCCTCTTATCAGCGCGTGGATGCTGCCTTATATCTTAGATAGCATTGGTGATTGATTTTTTAGCATTTGACGATAGACTATTGCGTTTTTTGCGGCATGACATAGTCATGTCCGCTAGTTATCGGAGAATGCTATGCGCATTCAAGCTTTATCCCTTTGTATCATGGCAGGCAGTATGGCGATTGCCGCGCCTGTGTTGGCCACGACCGAGGAAGCTCGCACGGATCTACTTCAATTTCCGTCTAATACTAAGTATGACTGGGTTAAATTAACCTCGGATGAAATCCTAAGAGGTGACATCAAGAACCTCTATGATGACAAATTGCTCTTTGATAGTGATACTCTCGATGATTTGTCACTCGATTGGGAAGACATTTTATGGCTGCAAAGCGCAGGCACTGTTAGCGTTGGTTTTACTGACTTAACCACTCGCACAGGCAAACTCTCCATTCGTGATGGTAAGGCTTATATTGATGGGGTTGAGTTTAACCCTAACGACATCATGACCATTATTGCAGGTGAAGATACTGAGGCTAATTACTGGTCAACCAAGATCACCTTAGGTGCTAACTTGCGTTCAGGTAACACTGAGCAACTTGATTATTCTGCCATAGCGAAAACCACTCGCCGCAGCACAGAATCCAGATTCAAAGCCGATTATATTGGTAACTATAGCCGCAGCGAAGGCGACAGCACAGCCAATAATCATCGCCTAAACAGCACCTTTGACTGGTTTATTTCTAAGCGTTTTTATCTGCGCCCAGTGTTTGCCGAAGTATATAAAGACCCATTTTTAAACTTAAACTATCGAACAACTGTAGGTTCGGGTGTGGGTTATAACATCATAGATAACAGTAAGACTGAATGGAGCATCTCAGGTGGTCCAGCGTACTCTTACACCCGCTATGACCATGTAGAAGCCGACCAAGCGCGCGCAGAATCGTCAGCATCAGTAGTTCTCGACACTGTCTATGACACTGAAATCACCAAGGATATTGATTTCACTGCACAATACCGCATGCAGTATGGCAATCAAGAGTCAGGTGGCTATACTCACCATGCCGTCAGTACCTTATCCGTTGAACTGACTGACATCTTTGATTTAGATTTATCTTTCGTGTGGGATCATACCCAAAACCCTAGAGCCAATAGCAGTGGTGTGGTGCCAATGCAAAATGACTATCAAGTCATTATTGGTTTTGGTATCGACTTATAAGTCGCATTAAACAAAATAAGCTCACCTAGGCGTAAGGGATACTTGTTGGTGGGCTTATTTTTTATCTAGATACTTATTTTTATCGAGATAACAGGTCACGGTTAACGCATGCTTAATTCACGCCCGCAATGCGTGCAATTCCACCAACATCTTAGCTAAATAGTGTATTTATGAAGCAAATCAATATTTCCATCGTTAACTATTGTTAGGCTCTTGTGTAATGACAATTACAAGGAGTAAGTATGTCGTCTCGTCATTTACAAAAAGCTTATGTGCCCATTGATACCCGTACTGTGCAATACATTAGTGCCGAGTTTCTCTATTCAGACACGGTCAAGCAAGCTTTTGCCTCGCTAGAAGCCATGACAAACGTCATTTTATCACTCGCGGATGACAATGAGATTTTAAATTGCCATGTGATAGCCAATGATAAGTTGCCATTAGTCAGGCATAACAGTGAATCTTACTGCATTGAAAATGATCATCAGGTGTTTATTTTCTATAACCCTAATTGTCATGAAGCCAGAAAACTGATTCAAACGCCCAAGCAAATCCCGCGTAAAATTCGTATTGTGTGTTTAGCCACAGGCACAGATATTCGTTCTTCCTCAGCGCATTTTCATCGTCAAGTGCAGCGCCTCGTCAGCCAATTTAAGCAGTCCTGCGGTCTGACTATTGATATTAAAATTCGCGATCACCAGCATTTAGCCTATGACATGTTTGCTAGCCATAAAGGCAACAAGCAAAGCTTTGGTTATAAGTTTCGCGCCTTACCTATGCGCTATCAGGCGCGCGAATGTCAATTGCCAGAAGTGTCTAATAGCCGCAACTTTATTACGGTAAGCCTACCGCTCACGCGCCGCTTAATGACGAGCTTAGATAGAGAGCACGACTACGCCGCCTTATACCAAGCCTTAGAAGATAAGTTTGCCACCGCCTTAAGTCTTAGCCCTATCAAGCATGCCGCCATGATTGCCAATGGTCAATTAGGCTTAGTGCGTAACAGTAAATTTACTGACCAACAAAGTCAGCATGACGTGGTGATGTTAGGCTTTGATCCGCGCGCCAATCACTTGCAACTACAAAGCCATTGGCAAGCCGACAAACTGGTCGCCACGGCTGAATTTATCTTAGTTGCCAGAGCCGATGATCAGTTTGATAGTTGTTACGGCCGCTTCATCAATCAAGTGGAATTATTGCTGCAGCAATTTGCCAATGAGATTGGCCTCAATCAACATCAAGATGAGTTAATGATCCGCTTCCACCAGCATTTAAGCTATATAGTTCCATAAGAGTCTTCACAGGTGCAGTAAGTGGCTTTTACTGCGCCTTTCTAAGCTTTTACGTGGCGATCTTGCACCTCAGCACCTGCTGCCCTATTCAACCTCACTCTGGTTATCAATCTCCCACGTCTTAGTTCGCCTAGCTCCCCAAATTTAATTGTTAATTAAATGTGGCCAGATTTCACATTGAATATTAAATGCGTCAATGCAATCTTTTGCTAATACAAATAACAATGAAAAGCAGGAGATGCTATGTCCAACAAGATGCCTCAATGGTTATTGCCAAGTGTATTGTCAGTCGCCATCGCCCTATCACTCTCAAGTTGTAACAATGATGATAATCCTCCTCTGGTAGAAGTGACGCCACCCACAGTCGAACCCGAGACCCCCTTTCCAGCAGGCGCGATTATCATTGAAGCTGGTGACAACTTAACTTCGCGAATTCAAGCCGCATTAATCAATGCCCAAAGTGGTGATGTCATCGCCTTACCTAAAGGCGAGTTTATGATTGAATCCACCTTACTCTTTGATGGTGACGTGGATGGTGACGGTAGCTTTGCTAAAAACATTACCATCACAGGTTATGGCAAAGATAAAACCATACTCAACTTTGCCAATGCAAAGTCAGGCGATGGTATTTTGGTTGAAAACGCGCGCAACATTATCATTCAAGATCTCGCCGTCAACGAAGCTAAAAACAACGGCATCAAGCTTAAAAATACCAACGGTATTATTTTGCGCCGAGTTGCCACTATTTGGGACGGTGCGCTGGATAAAGACAACGGCGCTTATGGCTTGTACCCAGTCGAATGCGAAAACATTCTGATTGAAGACTCTTATGTGCGCGGCAGTGCCGATGCCGGTATTTATGTGGGTCAATCCCAATACATTGTAGTGCGCCGCAATATAGCCAAAGAGAACGTCGCGGGTATTGAGATTGAAAACTCGAAATATGCTGATGTTTATAACAACGAAGCCATGGGTAATACCGGCGGCGTGTTAATTTTTGACTTGCCCATAGGTAACCAAAGATACGGCTCAAGCGTGCGGGTATTTAATAACAAAATTTACGACAACAATACCCCCAATTTTGCCAATGCGTCAGCTAATCCCGCCGGTGTTCACATAGTGCCACCCGGCACTGGCTTAATTGTGCTTTCTACCGCGGATGTAGAAATCTTTGATAATACCATTACCGGTCATGACACCTTAGGGGTCACAGTTAGCAGCTTCTTTATCGCTGAGCCTGATATTCAAGCCTTTGTTGGCACTTATGGTCAACCCGGTCAAGCCATTAGCGATGGTTGGCGCCCAACCCCGCGCAACATTTATTTGCACGATAACCTCATCACAGATTACGGCACTAAGCCTAACGGCTATTTAATCAAGGATATTATTCAGGCCTATGTTCTGACCCATGGCAATATGCCCGGCATTCTTTACGATGGTTTAGGGGAATTACTGTCTAACAATGGCACGTCTGCCTACTTAGGTTTAAAAGAATTACCCTTTGCTAGCGATGGCAGTGACAATGTGTGCGCGCAAAATAATGGCGATGTTTCCATTGGTCAAATGTATTCCAACGACAATACCGATCTTAATATTGCCAACATTCTCTATGAGCGCAAAGCGACTAACTTACTTAATTGCGCGCAGGTGAGTTTGCCCGTTCATACCGTTACCTTTGGCGATAAAACCTTTGGTTGCGGCGTGGATGATGATACCAAAGGGTGTGATGGCGGTAATGTCGTTGGCGGTGGGGGTAGCATAGGTGAAGGTGAAGGCGGCTTAGTCGGCGATGGCGATTTATCTTTATGCACTAGCGCCGCAGGTCAAGTGAATTGGAATGCCTTACTTGGAGCCAATTGTCCAAAACTCTCTGATTACCAACTGTTTGCCGATAAATCCAACCCAACCATTAACCCACAATCAAGCGGCATGCCTTATTGGTTAAACACTGAGTTGTTTACTGATTACGCCAGTAAGTATCGCTTTGTGTTTGTGCCTAATGGACAAGCCGCTACCTACTCTCAAAATGAAAGTTTTGATTTCCCTGTAGGTACTGTGATTGCAAAAACCTTCGCATTACCGCAAAACACGGCTAATCGTGGTTTTTCCAATGAAGAGCTGATTGAAACGCGCTTATTAATCAAACGCGCCACAGGCTGGACGGCCCTACCCTTTGTGTGGAACGCCCAAAAATCTGATGCGATGTTAACAAAACCTGGGGCGATTCAGGCGAAAACTATCACCCATGAAGGGGCAAGTTTAAGCTTTGATTATGTGGTGCCATCCACCAATCAATGTAAGCAATGTCATCAATTTAAACCCAGCAGCGATGCTAACTCAGTGTTTATGCCCATAGGTCCAAAGGCGCGGCACTTAAACAATACTGTGGATTATGGCGCTGGTGCAGTAAACCAATTAACTCACTGGCAAAGTAGCGGTATTTTGAGTCAATTACCTGATTTAGCTCAAGTACCTAAGCAGCCAGTATTTAAGGATAGTGATGCGGCTACAGTTAGCGCATTATCTGATAGTGAATTGATGGCCACAGCTAAAGGCTATTTGGATATCAACTGTGCCCATTGCCACCGTCCTGAAGGTAACGCCTCGAATACAGGTCTTAAATTGGAATACTGGCGTCCCTATGACGGTGAAAATGCCTTTGCTCATGGCACTTGTAAGTCCCCGGTTGCTTATGGCGGCGGCGATTTAGGTTATGACATAGTGCCTGGCAGCCCAGATAAATCCATTATGCACTTTAGAATGGACTCGACTAATCCTGGTGACAGAATGCCAGAAATTGGTCGCAGCTTAAGTCATGATGAAGGTGTGGCCTTAATTCATGAATGGATTAAGCGCTTACCAGCAGCGGCTTGCTCTCAGTAAGTAGCCAAGCTAATAACCTCAGACCAAGTTAGCAAACGCTAGCTTGGTCTGAACTTTTAATAGAGGAGCTTAAACAACAACCTTTAGTCACTTGCTAGCATGCTCTAACCGTTAACGATTAACCAAGCCACGACTATTATTGGCGGAAATAGCCTGGCGGCAACCCTAGCCAATGCTTAAAGCTCTGCCTGAAATGACACACATCCGAGTATCCCATTTGTTCTGCAATCTCACTCACACTTAATTGCCCTTGAATGATCAACGCGAGCGCCGTTTGACTTCGCACTAAATCGAGCAACACCTGATAACTGCAATGGGCGTTAGCTAAGCGCCGCCTTAAGGTGCGCTCACTCATATTAAGCGCCGCGGCAACGGTCGCAAAGGCAGGCATGCAGGGACTTGCATCCCTAAGATAGTTAATCACTTGCTCGCTAATGGAATCGCGCGCAGCCCCGTCATCAACACTGAGCGCACTCACACCGGTACTCACAGGTAAAGCTAACCACGACTTAGCGATACGCCATTGGCAAATATCACTGTTAAACCGGATATCTGCTGCTAAATCTTCGCCAATAGTGATGTCGTTTGCGCTACATGATAATTCAATAACGCTGAACTGCACTGGCGCGAGCGTTAGCTGGCGCGCCACTGTCATTAATGCGGTTACGCTCAACACAAATAGATCGCAATAGACTTCTTTGGCTAAACCGCTGGTATTAAGCCAACGAATCGAGAGAAAATCGCCATTATCTTGCACCACAGAATCAGAAAAACTGCCCACTAACTGCGGGTTATTGATAATTAAAACCAAGCAGTCAGATAAATTTGCGCACCCACTTAAATGCGGTAACAGTAAATCTAAGTCTCTAGGTTGATATTCCTGACCAATTAAAGCGCCAGCTGAGCGTCCAAGCCACAGTCTGGCGTAATGCATAGCTAAGTGCACTTGCCAGACGTAAACCTTGGTTGAACTGAGTAATTGCGAACGACTTAAATTAAGCTCTTCAAACAACTCGGCGAGCTGACGCTTAGGCTCAGGCTCAGGCAAATACTTGTTTAAGGATGAAATAATCCTTCTGAGTTCATATGCAGGATAAGCCTGATCGCCGACCGTCGCTTGCGCCTTATAACCAAACATAAAAAATCCTTACCAAACCACATTAACACTAACTTAACAAAGGATGGTTTGAATACAAGAAGCTTTTGACACTCCATAAAAAATGTATGGTCCGCCTCGTTATTGCAAATGATATTTTCGATAACGAGGTTGGTTTGCGCTAATGTATTCGGAGTCTTCATTAGGTGCTACCACCCGCTCCACGATGAGTTCCGCGCTAGATTGTCCTCAAAAAGCCCAAAGCATACTGCGTTGCTGTTTTTTATGTCAGGTCTTCAATCTAGTGGTCTGACCGTTCTGCCATCTTTTTTATCATCTGCAAACTCGGCTTAAACTCTTACTTCAAATGCTTGCTTGGTCGATAACACTGACCACGCTATCCGCACTAACTTATTCGCCAAAGCGACAACCGCTACGTTAAATGGCTTTCTGGCTCTTAACTCCAAAATCCATTCACCAAAAACAGCGACTGCAACCTCTGGCCTTGATAAAATCGACCGTGCACCATGGATGAATAACGTCCTCAACGCTTTGTTGCCGCGCTTACTTATCCCCAAAAGCGTGGTTTTGCCGCCAGTTGAGTATTGATGTGGGACAAGCCCTATCCAGGCGGCTAACTGTCGTCCATTTTTAAAGTGACCCACATCGGAGATATCCGCTAAACACTGACTCGCTGTTAAATTTCCCACACCTGGGATAGATTTAAGCAGTTGAGCATCTTCATTTTGCTCGACAAGCTGTTTCAGCTTGTTATCTTGACCTGCAATACGCTCATTAAGCTGTAAATAGTATTCGTGATGCTCAATCAACTCCTGCATTAACATCTGAGGAATAGATTCTTTACTATAAGCAAGCCATTGAAATAGGCTCTTCATCTTGCTATGCCCTTTAGGGAAGCTCATACCAAATTCAAGCAAGATAGCTCCAATACGGGACATGCACGCGGTACGCTCTTTTACGTAACTAGAACGAATACGTTGGATCACTGAGATAACCTGAGCAGTTTCAGTTTTAACACCAACAAAGCGCATCGATGGGCGTGTTGATGCTTCCGCTATTGCATCAGCATCGATGTAATCATTTTTATTAGTTTTAACGTAAGGTTTAACGTAAGGTTTAACGTACTGCGGAGGAATGAGTTTAACTTCGTGCCCAAAAGACTGGCACTTTCGAGCGAGCCAATGTGAGCCACCACATGACTCCATGGCTATGATTGTTGCGGGTGTTTGAGCTAAAAACTCAATAAGTTTTGCGCGAGATAAATGCTTTCGAAATTGCTCTCGACCGCTATAGTCATGAGCAACAAGATGAAAAGAAGATTTGCCTAAATCGATCCCAATTACTTTAATAGTAGACATGATGGTTCGCCTCTTTGTTTGCCTAACCCTAAGCTTAGTTTAGGGGTGAGGCGGACCATCTAATTAAGCCTGCACAAGGCAGGCTTCAATCACACTCTCATGTTCACATTATGATTAATGAGTTGACTGATTTTTCTCGGCCAACTTATTAAAAATGGCACTTACAGATAACGAAGCCCCATGGGCAATCTTATCGGCCAGCTTTTTCTTGATTTGATATCTAACCTTGATAACTGTTTTGTTGCGCGCTAGGCCTAACAACACATCATCACTAGTACTGATTTTATCCACCAGCCCTAATGCTAACGCCTGCTGGCCGTA is from Shewanella sp. SNU WT4 and encodes:
- a CDS encoding DUF3083 family protein, which produces MSSRHLQKAYVPIDTRTVQYISAEFLYSDTVKQAFASLEAMTNVILSLADDNEILNCHVIANDKLPLVRHNSESYCIENDHQVFIFYNPNCHEARKLIQTPKQIPRKIRIVCLATGTDIRSSSAHFHRQVQRLVSQFKQSCGLTIDIKIRDHQHLAYDMFASHKGNKQSFGYKFRALPMRYQARECQLPEVSNSRNFITVSLPLTRRLMTSLDREHDYAALYQALEDKFATALSLSPIKHAAMIANGQLGLVRNSKFTDQQSQHDVVMLGFDPRANHLQLQSHWQADKLVATAEFILVARADDQFDSCYGRFINQVELLLQQFANEIGLNQHQDELMIRFHQHLSYIVP
- a CDS encoding DUF481 domain-containing protein, whose amino-acid sequence is MRIQALSLCIMAGSMAIAAPVLATTEEARTDLLQFPSNTKYDWVKLTSDEILRGDIKNLYDDKLLFDSDTLDDLSLDWEDILWLQSAGTVSVGFTDLTTRTGKLSIRDGKAYIDGVEFNPNDIMTIIAGEDTEANYWSTKITLGANLRSGNTEQLDYSAIAKTTRRSTESRFKADYIGNYSRSEGDSTANNHRLNSTFDWFISKRFYLRPVFAEVYKDPFLNLNYRTTVGSGVGYNIIDNSKTEWSISGGPAYSYTRYDHVEADQARAESSASVVLDTVYDTEITKDIDFTAQYRMQYGNQESGGYTHHAVSTLSVELTDIFDLDLSFVWDHTQNPRANSSGVVPMQNDYQVIIGFGIDL
- a CDS encoding IS110 family transposase: MSTIKVIGIDLGKSSFHLVAHDYSGREQFRKHLSRAKLIEFLAQTPATIIAMESCGGSHWLARKCQSFGHEVKLIPPQYVKPYVKPYVKTNKNDYIDADAIAEASTRPSMRFVGVKTETAQVISVIQRIRSSYVKERTACMSRIGAILLEFGMSFPKGHSKMKSLFQWLAYSKESIPQMLMQELIEHHEYYLQLNERIAGQDNKLKQLVEQNEDAQLLKSIPGVGNLTASQCLADISDVGHFKNGRQLAAWIGLVPHQYSTGGKTTLLGISKRGNKALRTLFIHGARSILSRPEVAVAVFGEWILELRARKPFNVAVVALANKLVRIAWSVLSTKQAFEVRV
- a CDS encoding parallel beta-helix domain-containing protein, which codes for MSNKMPQWLLPSVLSVAIALSLSSCNNDDNPPLVEVTPPTVEPETPFPAGAIIIEAGDNLTSRIQAALINAQSGDVIALPKGEFMIESTLLFDGDVDGDGSFAKNITITGYGKDKTILNFANAKSGDGILVENARNIIIQDLAVNEAKNNGIKLKNTNGIILRRVATIWDGALDKDNGAYGLYPVECENILIEDSYVRGSADAGIYVGQSQYIVVRRNIAKENVAGIEIENSKYADVYNNEAMGNTGGVLIFDLPIGNQRYGSSVRVFNNKIYDNNTPNFANASANPAGVHIVPPGTGLIVLSTADVEIFDNTITGHDTLGVTVSSFFIAEPDIQAFVGTYGQPGQAISDGWRPTPRNIYLHDNLITDYGTKPNGYLIKDIIQAYVLTHGNMPGILYDGLGELLSNNGTSAYLGLKELPFASDGSDNVCAQNNGDVSIGQMYSNDNTDLNIANILYERKATNLLNCAQVSLPVHTVTFGDKTFGCGVDDDTKGCDGGNVVGGGGSIGEGEGGLVGDGDLSLCTSAAGQVNWNALLGANCPKLSDYQLFADKSNPTINPQSSGMPYWLNTELFTDYASKYRFVFVPNGQAATYSQNESFDFPVGTVIAKTFALPQNTANRGFSNEELIETRLLIKRATGWTALPFVWNAQKSDAMLTKPGAIQAKTITHEGASLSFDYVVPSTNQCKQCHQFKPSSDANSVFMPIGPKARHLNNTVDYGAGAVNQLTHWQSSGILSQLPDLAQVPKQPVFKDSDAATVSALSDSELMATAKGYLDINCAHCHRPEGNASNTGLKLEYWRPYDGENAFAHGTCKSPVAYGGGDLGYDIVPGSPDKSIMHFRMDSTNPGDRMPEIGRSLSHDEGVALIHEWIKRLPAAACSQ
- a CDS encoding helix-turn-helix transcriptional regulator; the protein is MFGYKAQATVGDQAYPAYELRRIISSLNKYLPEPEPKRQLAELFEELNLSRSQLLSSTKVYVWQVHLAMHYARLWLGRSAGALIGQEYQPRDLDLLLPHLSGCANLSDCLVLIINNPQLVGSFSDSVVQDNGDFLSIRWLNTSGLAKEVYCDLFVLSVTALMTVARQLTLAPVQFSVIELSCSANDITIGEDLAADIRFNSDICQWRIAKSWLALPVSTGVSALSVDDGAARDSISEQVINYLRDASPCMPAFATVAAALNMSERTLRRRLANAHCSYQVLLDLVRSQTALALIIQGQLSVSEIAEQMGYSDVCHFRQSFKHWLGLPPGYFRQ